The genomic DNA GGTCCCACCAGTTGGTCGGCGGATGGCCGCTTCCTCCTTTACACGCGGGTTGATCCGACAACGAGACAGGATTTGTGGACGCTGCCGCTCGCGGGAGACCGCCAGCCCGCGCTGTTTTGGCAGACGCCGTTCACAGAGAGAGAGGGGCGGTTCTCGCCCGACGGGCGCTGGATCGCTTACCAGTCAGAGGATCAGGGAAAACCCGAGGTGTACGTGCAGACCTTTCCCGCTTCGGGTGGCAAGTGGCAGATTTCGACCAATGGCGGCAGTCAATCGTGGTGGCGGAGCGATGGCAAGGAGTTGTATTACCTTTCCGCTGACGGGAAGCTGATGGCAGTAGAGGTGAAGCCGGGCGGCAGCTTCGAGGCGACCGCGCCAAGGGCGCTCTTCGATCTCGCGCCAGTGCGGGCGATTGGTGGCGCAAGCAGCTATGCGGTGACGGCGGCGGGGGATCGCTTCCTCTTCGTCACGGCGCGGGAGGAGGCCGCGAGTTTGCAATTCACCGTCGTGACGAACTGGGCGGCGGAGGCGAAGAAGTAGCCCTGGGTGCGCACGGCTTCCAGCCTGCGGGCTTGGCAAGGGGCGCAGTGGCAATCAAAGGACACAACGCCGAGGCCCGCAGGCTGGAAGCCGTGCGTACCCAGAGTTGCCGTGTTGGCGCATTCAAAAATGATGCACGGCGCGAGGATCGGGTAAGCCCGTGCTGGCGACATAACCTGGACGAAACATTGATGAACTTCAAACAAATCGCTTCAATCATTTTGCTGGCAGTGACTGCTGGCACTGCTTTCGGTGGCGACACGCCGCGCCAACCGGTGACCGAATACGAACTCCTGCGGCGCATTCCGGCGGAGCGGTTGCGCGCCTTGATCGGCGACACGCGGCCTGACGCGCAGGGCTTCATCGGCACCAACCACCGGGCGGGCCAGTGGATCGAGGCGGGCACGCAGCGCGGCAGTTGCCGTGTGGTGATTTACGGCGTCGTGACGGGCGATCTCGCCGCCGCCGACGATGCCTGGCGCGGCATCGAAGTCACGTTCGCGCATCAACGCGCCGATGGCGGCTTTGAGGCGAATGACCGCCCCAATGGCGCGAGCGCCAAACCCTTCGGCGCAGCCGTTGAGACAGCGTTCTTTTTTCTGCAAGAGCTTGGCCGCGCCATCCTCGTCATCCGCGAGTCGCCGCACGAAAAGCACTTTCACAACCGCCTTGTCGCGCTCGAACCGAAGCTGCGCCGGGCGATGGCGTTTGTGGCTGCGGGTTACGACACCATCATTGCCAACAGTACGCACGCGGTGAATCGCATCGTCATTGCGGCGAAAGCCTTTGGCCTGTGCGGCCTCGCGTTGCACGACGACCAACTGGTCGCCACCGCGCGCAAGCTGATCGCGCACGCGCTCACCCGGCGCGACCAGGAGGGCGTGTTCATCGAGAAGGATGGGCGCGATTCCAGTTACAACGCCGTCTCGATCCTCTTTGGCCAGACGCTCGCGCTCCATCTGCCGATCCCTGAATTTGAAGCGGCCTTGCCCAAAGCCGTCGCCTGGCAGCTCACTTGCATCCGCCCGAACGGCGAAGTGGACGTGACCGGCAACACCCGCACCGGCGTCGGCAAAGAAAAATCCATCTTTGGCGAACCGAAAAACGTGAACTACGGCGAGATCGTGCAGGCCCTGACGATGTATGGACTCGTGAACAATGACAAGACTGCGCTCGCCACGGCTGACCGCGTGTTCGCGTTCTGGCGTGCGGGTGTGGCCTCTGCCAAATAATGTCTTGCCCCTGGGAGAGCAGGCGTCTCGCCTGCTGTAAAAGAAGCCGCGAAGCTTTCCTTTTTCCTCGTTTCCCGCATTGCGAATAATGGAATGAGGAAGGCTGCGCCGCTTTTTCCCCAGCAGGTGAGACGCCTGCCCTCCCAGGTGTTCATCCAGAATGTCTGACAGGCAACATAATATGAAAGGAACCGCTTATGAAACTGCGTCACTCTTCTTGGCTGTCTGCCGTGTGTTGGCCCTTGCTACTGGCCGCCGTTGCGTTGTCGCAAAGCGCCATTGATCCGAAGCTTGCCGCGGGCTTCAACGCGATTCGCGCCAAAAATCTGCGCGCCGATTTGACCTTTCTGGCGTCTGACGCGCTGGAAGGGCGGATGTCGCTGCAACGCGGTTCTGACGCGGCAATTCAATTTGTCGCGGCGGAGTTTGCCAAGGCGGGTTTGCAGCCGCTGGTGGGCGATTCGTATTTGCAAGAGGTCGAGTTGATCGAATACCGCGCCGACCCGCGCCGCATGGGCATCGCGCTCAAGCGCGGCGGACGTGCGGAGCAGTTCAGCTACATCAAGGATTTCATCGGCAGCTTCCCACACGAACTGACGCTGGCCGCGCCCGTCGTCTTTGCTGGCTACGGCATCACCGCGCCGGAATTCAGTTATGACGATTACGCCGGACTGGAGGCGCAAGGGAAACTCGTGCTCGTCTTCGATCACGAACCGCAGGAGAATGATCCGAAATCTGTGTTTAACGGCATCGGCAACACGCGGTACGCCAATGCGCGGCTGAAGGTGTTGAACGCGCAACGCCACGGCGCAGTCGGCGTCTTGCTGGTGAGCGAACCCAATCGCAAGCATCCGTCCAATCAGGAACGGCTGGCGCGCATTCCGGGCATTATGGAACGCTTCACGCGCAACGCGCAGCAGGCGCTGGCCGACAGCGAAACGAAAATTCCGTTGCTGACCGTCAGCGATGCGCTCGCGGCCAAGCTGCTCGAACCGACCGGTAAAAAGCCTGCCGAATTGCAAGCGGCGATTGACGCCCAACTCAAACCACAAGCGCAGGCGTTGGCCGATACCACTGTCGAATTGCGCATCGTCAATGCCGATCATCGCCGCGCTCTCAGCCACAACGTCATCGGTTTGATCGAAGGCAGCGACTCGCTACTCAAGCAGGAGACGATTGTTTTTTCCAGCCACTACGATCACGACGGCGTGCGCGACGGACAGATTTTTCACGGCGCGGACGACAACGGTTCCGGCACGGTGGGTGTAATCGAACTCGCGCGCGCCTTCGCGGCGAACCCGGCCAAGCCCAAACGCTCGCTGCTCTTCGCTTCGTTCGCCGCCGAAGAGCGCGGCTTGCTCGGCTCGTACTATTACGTCGCGCATCCGCTGCGGCCCATCGAAACGACACGCGCCGTGATCAATTTCGACATGATTGGCCGCAACGAAGCGCCCAGCACCCAAACCGACGGCCTGATCGAAATCGCCGCCGACACCACGAACGAACTCAACCTGATCGGCACGCTCAACAGCCCCGATTACCGCACCGTCGTCGAGCGCGAAAACCGCGCGACAGGCTTGAAGCTGAACTACAAATGGGATGACGACGCGGCGCTCAATGTCTTTCAACGCAGCGATCAGTTTCCTTTCGCGCTGCGCGATGTTCCGGCGATGTGGTGGTTCACCGGCTTTCACCCCGATTATCACCAGCCCACCGACACCGTCGAGCGCATCAATTTCGTCAAGATGGAAAAGATTTTGAAGCTGGCTTATCTGAGCGGCTGGGCGTTTGCCGATGGTGCGCGCGTCCCGCGCTTTCAAGCCAAACCAGTCGGTTAATTCAAGAGGAGATAACGATGTTCAACCTTACCTCGCGCTTCATTCTGCTGGCCGCGCTGAGCGCGCTGGCTGCGGCTTTCACACAACTCAAAACCGGCCCGCCCCTGCCGCACAAACTGGTCAACGAGTGGGCGAAGCTGCCCGCCGGTTGGAACTTTGGCGAAGTCTCCGGCGTGGCGACCGACCGGCAGGATAACGTTTGGGTCTTCAATCGCGGCGCGCATCCGGTCATGCAGTTCGACCGCGCGGGCAAATTTCTGCAAGCCTGGCCCGACCTCAAGATCGTCTCTTCGCACGGCATTCGCGTAGACGCCGAGGGCAACATTTGGCTCATTGATGTCAAAGGCCACGTCGTCTTCAAATGCAATCCACAGGGCCGCGTGCTGATGGTTCTCGGCAATCGTCAAGGCACGCCGGGCAACAATGACAGCAAGGATGCGTTCAACGAACCGACCGGCATCGCCTTTGCCAAGAACGGTGACTTTTATATCTCGGACGGCTACATCAACGCGCGCGTGATCAAATTCAATCGCGACGGCGAATACCTGACGCACTGGGGCCGGAAGGGCACGGGCGATGGCGAATTCAACCTCGTCCACGATGTTTGCCTGGATGCGCAGGAACGCGTTTACGTCGCGGATCGTCTCAACAACCGCATTCAGATTTTCGATGCGCAGGGCAAATTCCTGGGCAAGTGGACGGACATCGGCTCGCCCTGGGGCTTGGTGTATTCACAGGCCGAGAATTGCATTTTCATGTGCGATGGCGTGAACAACCGCATCGTGAAACTGAGTTTGGATGGGCAGGTACTGGGCACGCTCAGCAGTTACGGCAAAGTGCCGGGCAAGCTCGATTTCGTGCACAACATCGCGCTCGACAGCACCGGCGCGTTGTATGTGGCGGAGATCAAGAACTGGCGAGTGCAGAAGTTCGCGGCACGCTAACAGCAGGCTTTGCCACAGAGGCACGGAGGCACGGAGGGGAAGAGACAGGTTCAACACGGTTGGGTTTCCCTCAGGGCTTTTGCAAAGTCGCCAGCGCGAGCGCTCGAACGGTTTGACTGACGCCTGATTCCCGGTTCCTGATTCCTGACAAACTGAGCATACCGGCTGATTTTCAATTTGCCAGGAATCAGGCGTCAGGAATCAGGCGTCAGCCAAAGGTCTTTGGCGGATGTTTTGAGGACTTTGCAAAAGCCCTGGGGGTTCCCTCTGTGCCTCCGTGCCTCTGTGGCAAAGGGGCGTTTTTTATGTGCGTGCCTGACCGGAAAGCGTCGCCACCAACGTGCGCGCGCCACCGTGATTGCGATGTTCGCCCAGATAAATACCTTGCCAGGTACCCAGCAGGAAAGCACCGCGTCCAATCGGGATCGTCACGCTGTTGCCCAGCAACGAAGCCTTGATATGCGCGGGCATATCGTCGTCGCCTTCGATGGTGTGTTCGTAATAAGGCGCATTTTCGGGCACGACCGCATTCAGATGCCGTTCCAGATCGCGCCGCACGTCGGGGCTGACGTTCTCGTTGATCGTGAGCGAGGCCGACGTATGCTGGATGAAGAGGTGCAACAAGCCGGTTTCGATCCGGCGCAATTCGGGCAGTTGCGCGAGCACTTCGCTGGTGATGACGTGAAAGCCGCGCGGGCGGGGTTTGAGCGTGATGGTGCGTTGAATCCATTGCATGGCTGCCGTTTTAACGGTTCACGCCGGATGAGGCAAGGCAGAAGAGATTTTCAAGCAGTGTGGTTACACGACCAAATCCACATGCTGAATCGTGCCCGCGCCGCCCTGTTCGCCCAGCCAGATGCCGGTGGATTGGATTTGGCCGAGTTGCTGATTGGCGGTATCGTTCAAGCTGAATTGGGTGGCAACGTTGCTTAGGTTGAGCGCGCCGACGCCTGCTTGTTTTAGGCTGAGCAAGCTGTCATTGCCAGCGGCGTCTTTCGTCCAGACGCGCAACTTATTGAAGACCGCGTCCCCCTCGTCAATCCATTGATTGCCGTCGGTGTCATAGGCGGCCAGTTCGCCAAAGCCGTCGCCGGTCGTGGGGCCGAACAGTTCGCTGCCGTTGTTGATGCGGCCATCGCCGTTTTTGTCGAGCGCCAAAAAGCCGGAGCCGGGTTTGACGAAGGAGATTTGCTCGGCACTGCCATCGGCATCGAGATCAAAGCTGATCTTATCCGTGGTGAGTTGCGCGGCGGTACCGTTGAAATTGATGACAAGCGGGTCTTTGCGCACGGCATCGCCCAGACGCAGATGCTCTTCATTTTGGGTGACGAAGGAGCGGCTGAGATTCAGATCAACATTGAACTTGATCTCTTTGCCGTCCGTGGTGCGCACGACGCCAGTAGCCGAAAACGTCGTTTGCTCGGATTCCGCCGAACGTTCAACGCGGTCGTATTCAACGCCAAACCCGGCGGGGGCATTGCTCCCGGCCTTTGCCAATTCGGCAGCGGCTTGTTCGGTCTGGGGGTCAGGTTTGAGGTCTGCGGGCCGCACGAGATGCAGGTTGAGTTTTTTGCCCGTCAATTGTTCGATCACTTTTTCGAGCAGCAAGAGCTTCGCTTCATCATCGGAGGAAAGTCCGTCAGCGGACTGGGTGGCGGCGGATTGGGCGTGCGCTTGACGCCCAGGCGCGGAGATGGCGACCGCATCATGCGCGCGGCGGCGCGGCGCAGTGCCGCTGTGACCCGGTTCTGTCGCCTCGAAATCGGGGCGATGGTTGCCCGTCCAAACGCGCAGCCGTTCGTCGGATTGTTGCGTTGCCGCATAAATGCGTGTGGAACTGAGTTGGATGTTAGATGATGCAATCTGCATGCTGACCTCCTGGGCGCATTTGCTTGCCAATTCAAAGCGTGGCTTGGATGCAACTACCTTCCGTCTTATCGGATGGAAGCGCGGATTACTTGAGCGGGCGGCTGTACCGATGCTAGGCGATTCGATGGTAGAATGCCGCATCCTCAAATGAAGTCCATGAAGATCGAGTCTGGGTACGCAGCGCTTCCAGCGTGCGGTCTCGGACACAGACGGCTTCCTGCCGGAAGAAATGCGTTTGACGCCGAGACTGCACGCTGGAAGCGCTGCGTACCCAGACTGAAAGTGAGAAGCAATGAATCCTTTGGCTGAACAACAAGCGCGGCTGACGCGCCGGGCCTTTTTGCAACACAGCACCCTGGGCACGGCGGCGCTGGCGGCGTTGCTGAATGAATCCGCGTCAGCACAATCCATTGCCGGCTTGCCGCATTTCGCGCCCAAGGCGAAGCGTGTGATCTATCTGTTTCAAGCGGGCGGCCCGTCGCAACTCGACCTGTTCGACCACAAACCGCAACTCGCCAATTTGCGCGGCACGAACCTGCCCGACTCGATTCGCCAGGGACAGCGTTTGACCGGGATGAGCGCGTATCAGACAACGTGGCCGACCGCGCCGTCGCTCTTCAAGTTCGCGCAACACGGGCAGACGGGCGCGTGGTTGAGCGAATTGCTGCCGCATCTGGGCGCGGTCGCCGATGAACTCTGCTTCATCAAATCCATGCACACCGAACAGATCAATCACGATCCGGCGCAAACGGCCATCCTGACGGGCTTTCAATTGGCGGGGCGGCCCAGTGTGGGCGCGTGGGTTTCGTATGGCTTGGGCAGCGAGAATCAGGATTTGCCCGCGTTCATCGTGATGGTTTCGTTGGGCAAGAACGGCGGCGATCAGCCGTTGTATGACCGTTTGTGGGGTGCGGGCTTTTTGCCTTCACGCTATCAGGGCGTGAAGTTTCAGAACGGCCCCGACCCGGTGCTGTTCTTGTCGAATCCGCCGGGCATTGATCAACCGGCGCGGCGGCAGTTTTTGGATGACTTGGCCGAGATGAATCAGCTCAACGCCAAAGAGTACGGCGACCCCGAAATCACCTCGCGCGTGGCCCAATACGAAATGGCGTATCGTATGCAAGCCTCGGTGCCGGAGCTAACCGATCTGTCGAAAGAGCCAGAGCGCACCTTTGAGCGCTACGGGCCGGATGCGCGCAAGCCGGGTACGTTCGCGGCAAATTGCGTGCTGGCGCGGCGGCTGGCCGAACGGGGCGTGCGCTTCATTCAACTCTTTCATCGCGGCTGGGATCATCACGGCGCGTTGCCCAGCAACATCCGCCGCATCGCGCCCGAAGTAGACCAGGCTTCGGCGGCGTTGATTCTGGATTTGAAAGAGCGCGGGATGCTCGATGACACGCTGGTCGTGTGGGGCGGCGAATTTGGGCGCACGGTCTATTCGCAAGGCAAGCTGACGGCGGAAGATTACGGGCGCGATCATCATCCGCGTTGTTTTACGACCTGGCTGGCGGGCGGCGGCATCAAACGCGGCGTGACCGTGGGCGAGACGGATGATTTCAGTTACAACATCGCGCGCGACCCGGTGCACGTGCACGATCTGAACGCGACGATTTTGCATTGCCTGGGTATTGATCACACGCGGCTGACCTTCAAATTCCAAGGGCGTGATTACCGGCTTACGGATGTGCACGGCAACATCGTCAAGCAAGTGCTGGCCTGAGTGGTTATTGCTTCGTAATCACCTCATCCAGATTGAACAGCAGGCTGGCCGTCGTGGCATAGGCGGCCAATTCCACGGCATTCAATTTCGCATCACTGCGTTTGTCGCCGACGGCCAGCAATTGCGCGGCGGCTGGCGAGTTGCGGCTGAAATGTTCTTGTTGTTTGTTCAGATCGCGCAACAGCACTTGTAACTCGCCTGCGCTCGGCTGCCGCGCGGTCAGGACGCGGAAGCCCCAAGCCAGACGCTGTTCAGGCGTGGCGTCGCCTTCTTTCAACATGCGTTCAGCCAGGAAGCGCGCGGCTTCGACATAGGTCACATCGTTCATCAGATTCAAAGATTGCAGCGGCGTGTTAGTGCGCGTGTCCCGCACAGTGCAAAACTCGCGCGCCGAAGCGTCAAACACCTGCATCGTCGGCGACAACACAGTGCGCTTCCAGAAGGTGTACAGACTGCGCCGCCACAGCCCCGCGCCTTGGTCGCGTTCGTAACCGGTCAGGCCGGAAAAGGCCATGTCTTTGTACAAGCCATCCGGCTGATAGGGTTTCACCGAAGGCCCGCCCACTTGTTCAACCAGCAAGCCCGCGGCAAACAACGCTTGATCGCGGATGATGTCGGCGGAAAGCCGCAGGCGCGGCCCACGCGCGAGCAACCGGTTTTCAGGATCATCCAACGATTGCGGATTGCGGCCTGGCAGTGTGGATGATTGCGGATTTTTAGGTTCGGGCCGTTTTGAAGATTGGCGATAGGTCGCGCTCATGACGATGGTTTTGAGCAGGGCTTTGATGTCCCACCGGGCGGATTTGAGATTCGGGATTTGAGATTTGAAATCGGACGCGTCACGAACACCCCCTGTTCCTCCCTCGCTGAATTCGACCGCCAGCCAATCCAGCAATTCGGGATGCGAGGGCAATTCGCCTTGCGCGCCGAAATCTTCGACGGTTTTGACGAAGCCCACGCCGAAGAGCATTTGCCACAAACGATTCACGGCGACGCGGCTGGTCAGCGGATGAGCCGGGCTGGTCAGCCATTTGGCCAAGCCGAGACGGTTGTTCGGCCACTCCTTTTGCCAGGGAGTCAGCACCGCCGGGATGAGGCGCTCGACCTGTTCGCCCGGCGCATCGTAGGCACCACGTTTCAGCAAATAAGCTGGACGCGGCGTGGGCATTTCAGCCATTACCATCAAATTTGGAAACGTCTCTTCCAACGCAAACTTGCGCTGTTTCAGCGTGCGCAACTTCTCCGCCAGTACGCGCAAACTTTGTTGCGGTTGCCCCGCTGCCTTTCGCCGAACGTCAGCCTTGGCGGGCATCTCAGTTGAGCCGTTATCAGACGAAAGGCCGTCAAGAAATGCGCCTCGCAGCTTGGCGGCCTGTGCCGGTGTGCGTTGCGCAGGGCGCAGTGCGGCAATAGTTTCGAGTGAATCAGCGCAGGCGAGGATGGCGATTTCAGCGGGTTCGAGCGGGCGGCTGTACAAGCGCACTTCGTCGAGCGCGCCCTTGAAACGGAATTGCGGGCCGCCGCCGGCGCCGAGTTTCAAGGTGTTCTTGCTGCCGCCAAAGAGCAGAAAGAAATTGCGCTGGGTGAACGTCAGCTTGCGCGGCTGGCCGTTGACGTAAATGCGCAAACGATCTTCCCAGGCTTGTGTGCCGTCAAACACGACGGCGACGTGCTGCCATTGTTTGAGTGGTAGCGTGTCTGCGGTCTCGACGCGCAGGGCGTCTTCGCCCCAGCGGAAGACCATGTTGAAATGCAGCTTGCCGTTGAGAAAGTACAGGCCATAGCCGTCGGCGCGCGGGACGCCGTCTTCGACTTCGGCGGGCGCATCGCTGACTTTGGTGAGGATCGAACCGCTCTGCTCGCTTTCGGGATAGACCCAAGCCGCAATGCTGAAACGTTCGCGGTAATCCTTGCTGGTGGATTTGTAGCGAAAGTCGGCGTGGATGCCTGCGTCAAAATAAAGCTTACCGTCAAAGGCTACGCCCTGCCCCGTCGGCGCAGGCACATAACGCGGCGCGCCATTTTTGAATTCAACCGGGAAGTTGAGCGGCGGGTCTTCCTTACGCTTGTCGTATTGGTCGTGATACGCACGGTCGGATGGGTTGAAGGTCGGCGCAGTGTTTTCGTCGAGCGGAATACGCACGATCAATTTGTCGTGGGAAAACCATTGCTGCTGGCTATTCGACAAC from Acidobacteriota bacterium includes the following:
- a CDS encoding DUF1501 domain-containing protein; protein product: MNPLAEQQARLTRRAFLQHSTLGTAALAALLNESASAQSIAGLPHFAPKAKRVIYLFQAGGPSQLDLFDHKPQLANLRGTNLPDSIRQGQRLTGMSAYQTTWPTAPSLFKFAQHGQTGAWLSELLPHLGAVADELCFIKSMHTEQINHDPAQTAILTGFQLAGRPSVGAWVSYGLGSENQDLPAFIVMVSLGKNGGDQPLYDRLWGAGFLPSRYQGVKFQNGPDPVLFLSNPPGIDQPARRQFLDDLAEMNQLNAKEYGDPEITSRVAQYEMAYRMQASVPELTDLSKEPERTFERYGPDARKPGTFAANCVLARRLAERGVRFIQLFHRGWDHHGALPSNIRRIAPEVDQASAALILDLKERGMLDDTLVVWGGEFGRTVYSQGKLTAEDYGRDHHPRCFTTWLAGGGIKRGVTVGETDDFSYNIARDPVHVHDLNATILHCLGIDHTRLTFKFQGRDYRLTDVHGNIVKQVLA
- a CDS encoding DUF1549 domain-containing protein; amino-acid sequence: MFPARHRLKLLALLLTGWFGWQTLPPSAAQSTQRRLDFNRDIRPILSDKCFACHGPDATAKRIKLRLDSEAAAKADLGGHRAIVPGDTTRSELVRRITAADEAERMPPSHAPHQLTAQEIETLTEWVKQGAPWQQHWAFIPPARPAWPAVKNRAWVRNAIDAFVLARLEKEGLQPSPEADRATLLRRVSLDLTGLPPTLAELDDFLNDSSPNAYEKVVDRLLASPRYGERMAFKWLDAARYADTNGYQIDGDRSAWRWRDWVIAAFNANMPYDQFITEQLAGDLLPNPTLEQRIATAFNRNHRLNAEGGIVPEEYRVEYVVDRVDTTATVLLGLTLGCARCHNHKFDPFTQKEYYQFSAFFNSIDEDGHSFDQGNSPPWLAAPTRAQQQQLAALEREIAQTEKQLAALEPQAAAQQRRWERTLSNSQQQWFSHDKLIVRIPLDENTAPTFNPSDRAYHDQYDKRKEDPPLNFPVEFKNGAPRYVPAPTGQGVAFDGKLYFDAGIHADFRYKSTSKDYRERFSIAAWVYPESEQSGSILTKVSDAPAEVEDGVPRADGYGLYFLNGKLHFNMVFRWGEDALRVETADTLPLKQWQHVAVVFDGTQAWEDRLRIYVNGQPRKLTFTQRNFFLLFGGSKNTLKLGAGGGPQFRFKGALDEVRLYSRPLEPAEIAILACADSLETIAALRPAQRTPAQAAKLRGAFLDGLSSDNGSTEMPAKADVRRKAAGQPQQSLRVLAEKLRTLKQRKFALEETFPNLMVMAEMPTPRPAYLLKRGAYDAPGEQVERLIPAVLTPWQKEWPNNRLGLAKWLTSPAHPLTSRVAVNRLWQMLFGVGFVKTVEDFGAQGELPSHPELLDWLAVEFSEGGTGGVRDASDFKSQIPNLKSARWDIKALLKTIVMSATYRQSSKRPEPKNPQSSTLPGRNPQSLDDPENRLLARGPRLRLSADIIRDQALFAAGLLVEQVGGPSVKPYQPDGLYKDMAFSGLTGYERDQGAGLWRRSLYTFWKRTVLSPTMQVFDASAREFCTVRDTRTNTPLQSLNLMNDVTYVEAARFLAERMLKEGDATPEQRLAWGFRVLTARQPSAGELQVLLRDLNKQQEHFSRNSPAAAQLLAVGDKRSDAKLNAVELAAYATTASLLFNLDEVITKQ
- a CDS encoding YjbQ family protein, with the protein product MQWIQRTITLKPRPRGFHVITSEVLAQLPELRRIETGLLHLFIQHTSASLTINENVSPDVRRDLERHLNAVVPENAPYYEHTIEGDDDMPAHIKASLLGNSVTIPIGRGAFLLGTWQGIYLGEHRNHGGARTLVATLSGQART
- a CDS encoding 6-bladed beta-propeller gives rise to the protein MFNLTSRFILLAALSALAAAFTQLKTGPPLPHKLVNEWAKLPAGWNFGEVSGVATDRQDNVWVFNRGAHPVMQFDRAGKFLQAWPDLKIVSSHGIRVDAEGNIWLIDVKGHVVFKCNPQGRVLMVLGNRQGTPGNNDSKDAFNEPTGIAFAKNGDFYISDGYINARVIKFNRDGEYLTHWGRKGTGDGEFNLVHDVCLDAQERVYVADRLNNRIQIFDAQGKFLGKWTDIGSPWGLVYSQAENCIFMCDGVNNRIVKLSLDGQVLGTLSSYGKVPGKLDFVHNIALDSTGALYVAEIKNWRVQKFAAR
- a CDS encoding M28 family peptidase produces the protein MKLRHSSWLSAVCWPLLLAAVALSQSAIDPKLAAGFNAIRAKNLRADLTFLASDALEGRMSLQRGSDAAIQFVAAEFAKAGLQPLVGDSYLQEVELIEYRADPRRMGIALKRGGRAEQFSYIKDFIGSFPHELTLAAPVVFAGYGITAPEFSYDDYAGLEAQGKLVLVFDHEPQENDPKSVFNGIGNTRYANARLKVLNAQRHGAVGVLLVSEPNRKHPSNQERLARIPGIMERFTRNAQQALADSETKIPLLTVSDALAAKLLEPTGKKPAELQAAIDAQLKPQAQALADTTVELRIVNADHRRALSHNVIGLIEGSDSLLKQETIVFSSHYDHDGVRDGQIFHGADDNGSGTVGVIELARAFAANPAKPKRSLLFASFAAEERGLLGSYYYVAHPLRPIETTRAVINFDMIGRNEAPSTQTDGLIEIAADTTNELNLIGTLNSPDYRTVVERENRATGLKLNYKWDDDAALNVFQRSDQFPFALRDVPAMWWFTGFHPDYHQPTDTVERINFVKMEKILKLAYLSGWAFADGARVPRFQAKPVG